A genomic segment from Gorilla gorilla gorilla isolate KB3781 chromosome 3, NHGRI_mGorGor1-v2.1_pri, whole genome shotgun sequence encodes:
- the GC gene encoding vitamin D-binding protein — protein sequence MKRVLVLLLAVAFGHALERGRDYEKNKVCKEFSHLGKEDFTSLSLVLYSRKFPSGTFEQVSQLVKEVVSLTEACCAEGADPDCYDTRTSALSAKSCESNSPFPVHPGTAECCTKEGLERKLCMAALKHQPQEFPTYVEPTNDEICEAFRKDPKEYANQFMWEYSTNYGQAPLSLLVSYTKSYLSMVGSCCTSASPTVCFLKERLQLKHLSLLTTLSNRVCSQYAAYGEKKSRLSNLIKLAQKVPTADLEDVLPLAEDITNILSKCCESASEDCMAKELPEHTVKLCDNLSTKNSKFEDCCQEKTAMDVFVCTYFMPAAQLPELPDVELPTNKDVCDPGNTKVMDKYTFELSRRTHLPEVFLSKVLEPTLKSLGECCDVEDSTTCFNAKGPLLKKELSSFIDKGQELCADYSENTFTEYKKKLAERLKAKLPDATPTELAKLVNKRSDFASNCCSINSPPLYCDSEIDAELKNIL from the exons ATGAAGAGGGTCCTGGTACTACTGCTTGCTGTGGCATTTGGACATGCTTTAGAGAGAG GCCGGGATTATGAAAAGAATAAAGTCTGCAAGGAATTCTCCCATCTGGGAAAGGAGGACTTCACATCTCT GTCACTAGTCCTGTACAGTAGAAAATTTCCCAGTGGCACGTTTGAACAGGTCAGCCAACTTGTGAAGGAAGTTGTCTCCTTGACCGAAGCCTGCTGTGCGGAAGGGGCTGACCCTGACTGCTATGACACCAGG ACCTCAGCACTGTCTGCCAAGTCCTGTGAAAGTAATTCTCCATTCCCCGTTCACCCAGGCACTGCTGAGTGCTGCACCAAAGAGGGCCTGGAACGAAAGCTCTGCATGGCTGCTCTGAAGCACCAGCCACAGGAATTCCCTACCTACGTGGAACCCACAAATGATGAAATCTGTGAGGCGTTCAGGAAAGATCCAAAGGAATATGCTAATCA ATTTATGTGGGAATATTCCACTAATTACGGACAAGCTCCTCTGTCACTTTTAGTCAGTTACACCAAGAGTTATCTTTCTATGGTAGGGTCCTGCTGTACCTCTGCAAGCCCAACTGTATGCTTTTTGAAAGAG AGACTCCAGCTTAAACATTTATCACTTCTCACCACTCTGTCAAATAGAGTCTGCTCACAATATGCTGCTTATGGGGAGAAGAAATCAAGGCTCAG CAATCTCATAAAGTTAGCCCAAAAAGTGCCTACTGCTGATCTGGAGGATGTTTTGCCACTAGCTGAAGATATTACTAACATCCTCTCCAAATGCTGTGAGTCAGCCTCTGAAGATTGCATGGCCAAAGAG CTGCCTGAACACACAGTAAAACTCTGTGACAATTTATCCACAAAGAATTCTAAGTTTGAAGACTGTTGTCAAGAAAAAACAGCCATGGACGTTTTTGTGTGCACTTACTTCATGCCAGCTGCCCAACTCCCCGAGCTTCCAGATGTAGAGCTGCCCACAAACAAAGATGTGTGTGATCCAGGAAACACCAAAGTCATGGATAA GTATACATTTGAACTAAGCAGAAGGACTCATCTTCCGGAAGTATTCCTCAGTAAAGTACTTGAGCCAACCCTAAAAAGCCTTGGTGAATGCTGTGATGTTGAAGACTCAACTACCTGTTTTAATGCTAAG GGCCCTCTACTAAAGAAGGAACTATCTTCTTTCATTGACAAGGGACAAGAGCTATGTGCAGATTattcagaaaatacatttactgaGTACAAGAAAAA ACTGGCAGAGCGACTAAAAGCAAAATTGCCTGATGCCACACCCACGGAACTGGCAAAGCTGGTTAACAAGCGCTCAGACTTTGCCTCCAACTGCTGTTCCATAAACTCACCTCCTCTTTACTGTGATTCAGAG